TGGTTCGGGTGTGGATGAAGTTGCGAAAGCCGCCGCTGAATTTGGCGCGGATGAAATCCTCGTCGCGGATGATTCTTCGCTCGCAGATTATCGCGCTGAGACGTATGCTTCCACTCTCTCCGCGCTCGCCTCTTCTCACAGCCCCGACCTGATCCTGTTCCCCACCACCGCCCGCACACGTGAAATGTCGGCAATGGCAGCCGTGGATTTGAATACCGGCGTGTTGACCGATCTCATCCAACTTGAAGCAAGCGGCGATTCCTTCATCGCAACTCGTCCCATTTACGAAGGCAAGGTATTGGAAAAAACCACTTGTTCCGCCAAGCCGGTTATGGCAACCATCCGCGGACGCGCCTTTCCAAAACCTGATCGCGAGGCCGGAAAAAGCGGTAAGATCACAAAAGTCGAAGCAAAAGGCGAGGCGAAATCCACCGTCGAAGGCTACTCCGCTTCCGAAAGCGCGGTCAATCTCGGCGATGCAAGCGTCATCGTCTCCGGCGGACGCGGCGTCTCGAACAATCCGGTTTTGACTCCGCCCGCAGGCATGGACGAAAAACAAGCAGAAGTCTGGCGTGCCCAGCAAGGCTTCGCGCTCATCACAGATCTAGCGCAATTGCTAGGCGGCGCCGTCGGCGCATCGCGCGCGGCTGTGGACGGCGGTTACATTACATATGCCCACCAGGTCGGGCAGACAGGGAAAGTCGTCGCACCTGACCTGTACATTGCCTGCGGAATCTCCGGCGCGATTCAACATCTGGTCGGCATGAGAAACGCCAAAGTCATCGTCGCGATCAACAAGGACGCCGATGCGCCCATCTTCAAACAAGCCCGCTATGGCGTGGTCGGCGACCTGTTCGCCATTATCCCGGCGTTGACGGAAGCGATGAAGAAGAAGTTGGGGAAGTGAGAGTGAGTAACGAGTAATGGGTAATTCGCAAACCTCCGAGGTTGATATGGCTTCGGAGGTTTTTATTTCTATTCCCCAAACCCAGCAGGCGGGATGCCAAGTCCCTGAATGAGCCTTGCCCAAAAATTAACTTGAGCCGCTGTGCTGACGAGA
This portion of the Anaerolineales bacterium genome encodes:
- a CDS encoding electron transfer flavoprotein subunit alpha/FixB family protein, with amino-acid sequence MKTLVYIDHFKGDVQPASWEALGLAKSFGTAVAVVFGSGVDEVAKAAAEFGADEILVADDSSLADYRAETYASTLSALASSHSPDLILFPTTARTREMSAMAAVDLNTGVLTDLIQLEASGDSFIATRPIYEGKVLEKTTCSAKPVMATIRGRAFPKPDREAGKSGKITKVEAKGEAKSTVEGYSASESAVNLGDASVIVSGGRGVSNNPVLTPPAGMDEKQAEVWRAQQGFALITDLAQLLGGAVGASRAAVDGGYITYAHQVGQTGKVVAPDLYIACGISGAIQHLVGMRNAKVIVAINKDADAPIFKQARYGVVGDLFAIIPALTEAMKKKLGK